The following proteins are encoded in a genomic region of Pseudomonas saponiphila:
- a CDS encoding substrate-binding domain-containing protein, with product MFKRNVLAASLTLAALCSAQAALADINGGGATLPQPLYQTSGVLTAGFAPYIGVGSGNGKAAFLNNDYTKFVAGTTGKNVHWAGSDSKLSATELSNYATARNATWGPLIQVPSVATSVAIPFNKAGTAAVDLSVNDLCGVFSGRLTDWSQIAGSGRTGAITVVYRNESSGTTELFTRFLNAKCAETGKFAVTTNFASSYSLGLPAAAVAAVTSQGVMDALNAGDGRITYMSPDYAAPTLAGLDDATKVAKVAGVSPAPANVSSAIAAVAVPDAAVRANQNLWVPVFTSQANIDANPGDKSLRLYPTSGYPILGFTNLIFSQCYADATQTSQVRAFFSRHYGALVNNDSAINSNRFVPLPAAWKTAIRDSFVTASSGLSIGNTSVCNAIGRPL from the coding sequence ATGTTTAAGCGCAATGTTCTCGCGGCATCCCTGACCCTGGCAGCCCTGTGCTCGGCACAGGCTGCTCTGGCTGATATCAACGGCGGTGGCGCTACCCTGCCACAACCGCTGTACCAGACTTCCGGCGTACTGACCGCCGGTTTCGCTCCCTACATCGGCGTAGGCAGCGGCAACGGCAAGGCTGCCTTCCTGAACAACGACTACACCAAGTTCGTGGCCGGTACTACCGGCAAGAACGTGCACTGGGCCGGTAGCGACTCCAAGCTCAGCGCCACCGAGCTGAGCAACTACGCCACTGCTCGCAACGCTACCTGGGGCCCGCTGATCCAGGTGCCTTCGGTGGCCACTTCGGTCGCCATTCCGTTCAACAAGGCCGGCACCGCTGCTGTTGACCTGAGCGTCAACGACCTGTGCGGCGTGTTCTCGGGCCGTCTGACCGACTGGAGCCAGATCGCAGGTTCGGGCCGTACCGGTGCCATCACCGTGGTTTACCGCAATGAAAGCAGCGGCACCACCGAGCTGTTCACCCGCTTCCTGAACGCCAAGTGCGCCGAGACTGGCAAGTTCGCCGTGACCACCAACTTCGCTTCCAGCTACTCGCTCGGCCTGCCTGCCGCTGCCGTGGCCGCTGTGACCAGCCAAGGCGTCATGGACGCGCTGAACGCTGGCGATGGCCGCATCACCTACATGAGCCCGGACTACGCCGCACCGACCCTGGCCGGCCTGGATGACGCCACCAAGGTGGCCAAGGTTGCCGGTGTTTCGCCAGCTCCTGCCAACGTGTCCTCGGCTATCGCCGCTGTTGCCGTGCCTGATGCGGCTGTACGTGCCAACCAGAACCTGTGGGTTCCAGTCTTCACTTCCCAGGCCAACATCGACGCCAACCCTGGTGATAAGAGCCTGCGCCTGTACCCAACCAGCGGTTACCCGATCCTCGGTTTCACCAACCTGATCTTCAGCCAGTGCTACGCCGATGCCACCCAGACTTCGCAAGTACGGGCTTTCTTCAGCCGTCACTACGGTGCTCTGGTGAACAACGACAGCGCCATCAACAGCAACCGCTTCGTACCGCTGCCAGCAGCCTGGAAAACCGCAATTCGTGACTCGTTCGTCACTGCCTCCAGCGGCCTGAGCATCGGTAACACCAGCGTCTGCAACGCCATCGGCCGTCCGCTGTAA